ATCTGGGCAATCAGGGTCAGCTTTTCGGCAAGGGGGCGGTTCGCCCCGTAATCGGTGATCGTTTGCGGGCTGTCGATCACCGTCATCGTGTAATAGGGCGATCCTTCGGCGTCAAAGCCAAAATCCAACACACTGATGATGTGCGGGTGGCGCAAGCGGGCAAGCGTCTGAAACTCATGGACGAGCGTCACACGCATCGAGGTTGGAGTGTCATCTTCAGCAACGGCTTGGCTGTGCAGCCGTTTCAAGGCAACTGCTGTCCCGTTCAGTCGATCATAGGCACGAAAGACAATACCCATTCCCCCCGCCCCAAGGCGGTCTTCGATCAGGTAGCGGCGAGGTAGTTGTATGGAAGTCGTTGTCAGCGTCACAGCGGGATTCCTAAAGAAACACTACCACGAAATTTGATTCGCTGGATCGTCGCGCCCTTGCATCGCCCGCCGAATCTGCCCTTCTTTTTGGAGCGACCCATCATAGACAATCCGATCACTTTTCAACGTCCAACCGCTCATGACAAAAGGCGGTGCGGCAACCCCAGGCAGGCAGGCAAAACAATCCGCGACGATCCATTCCCCATTATAGCGGCGAGAGACGTGCGCATGTGTGGCGATGGAGTTCAAGAAAAACCCCTCGCACGAGGGATGCCCGATGCGCTCTCCAACTTGGACGATCTTCCCCGCCGGAACGCGCTCGAAGGCGGCAACATGAAGGTAAACCAGCGTCCAGCCCGTGCGCTCGTCGCCGTCCATGTCCAGATCAATGATGACGACCCCATCATCACTGCGGACGACGACGCCCGCTGCCATTGCCGTTGTCCAATTGGGCGAAACGTAGCAGTAGCCCTGGGTGAAAATCACCTCATCAGGCGGCGCGGGCGGGGCAAAATCTGCCGCGCTCCAACCCGTCGCCCGTGCATCCCATCCCCCATGCGGACCAGAGGTCAGAAACCACGTCTCTCCGGGTGGAAAGGGGAAAAGGAAATCAGGCTGGCGCAACTCTGGGGGAACAAGTGGCTCAATGGCAAGGGCGAAGGGGTCGCCAAACATACTCAGATAGGTGGTGAAGAATCCCGCCGTGCTGACATCCCTCAGCCACCCCGCCCGATCCCGCGCTGTCCGCGCAAGGAAATACTGTACGCCGACCGTCCCCCCGTTTAAATCGGGGGCGAACGCCAAACGTCCCTTATCGGGCAGTTCAAGGGCGCGAAAGCCCCGTGTCCGCCACCCATAATAGCCCTCGTTCAGTTGGTTCACCGCCCACGCTACCTGATTAAACAATCCGGCAAGGCGTTCGTCTTTATGCCCCATCGGGTAGGTGAAGGCATCCCCACGCGGGATGGGGTTCGTCAGCCACCCGCCGCGATATTCCAAAAGTGCCAGAAGCAAGCGCGGGTTCACGCTGGCAGCGCGGGCATGAAAAGCGATGATCTCCGCCCCGCTCAGGTAGCGCCCACTGACCTCCTCCGAATAGACGCGGATGAAGCCCGGTTGGTATTTCACGTAGGCAGCCACATCAAAACCCCGTGCCGCTGGTGAATTCACTAATTCGCTGTCGGGGATCAGTTTCATATTCGGCGTCATCTGCGCCGGAGTTGCCGGTAGGTAAAGCCGCTGCCCGATGATCAGGGGCGTTGTCTCGGTCAGTCCGGCGTTCAGGGCAAGCAGTTCGGGGAGGTCGATTCCATACAGGAACGCCAGTCCAGAGAGCGTATCCCCCGCCTGAATGGTGTATTCGATCACGGCGCGGGTGGGCTGGACGGTGGGATTCGGCGTTGGCTGGATGGGGATCGCGGTGGGTTGGTTGGGAGTGGGCGTGGGGCGGAAGGGATTCGGCAGTCCCCCATCCAGTGTGGGGATGGGCGTCAAGGCGGGGGTCGCCGTGACATAAACAACCTCTGGTTGGGTGATTGCACACGCCATGATCGTTGCCATCAGCGGGGCAAAGCCAACCACGATGAGGACGCCAACGCGAAACGGACGCACCCTCATGACTCCAACAGCGCCCGCACAAGGATAGGCAGCGAGACATCGTAGCGGTACTGCGTGTGGCGGTGTCCCGCCGGATAGCTCTCGTATATATGCCGGATGCCAAGCCGATCCAGCGTGCGGTGGAACAGCCGCGCCCCAACTTGCAAGTTGTATTCGTCATAGGCGCCGCAATCAATGACAAGCGCCCTCAGTTCGCGGAGACTCTCGGCGTGGGTGGGCGTTACCACCATCCGCAGCGGGTCATAGGGCAAGCAGCGCTCCCAAACGTCCTCGCGCAGCGCCCCTAGATCGTCTATGGGGAGGTCAAAGCCGAAGGGCGCAGCGGGATTCTGGGCAAGGACGCTCAACGCGGCAATGGGTGCGGCAAGGTCAAAAAACGCCTGCTGTTTCGGAGTGAGCGCCCGTGCCTCGTTTAAGAAGCCTTCCAACCCGTTGAATCCCGCCAGCAGACGATCCATTTTTGCGAATTCGGGCAGCAGCGAGAACTCAAAATAGAGATCGGCGCTGTGTGCCGCCACCGCTTGGAAAAGCCCCCGCCGCCGCATGGCAAAGACCAGCGCCGCATAGCCGCCGCTGCTGCGCCCCATCACGGCACGGCGATCCGGTAGAAGGGGGTAGCGCCCCTCCACAAAGGGGAGGATTTCCTCCAAAAGGTATGTCTCGTAATTGCCAAGAAGGGGCGAATTCAGGTGCAGCGATCCGCCGAGCGCCGTCCATGTGTCGGGCAGCACCATGACGAAGGGTGGACATGCCCCGCTCAGGATCAGCCGATCCGCTTGCTGATCGACTCCCTCGCCCCACCCTCGCCAATTCAGAAGGCTTTGCGCCGTGTTCCCGTGACTGGGGAGCATCAGGACAAGGGGATAGCGCTGTGCGGGATCGTAGGCGGGCGGCAGGTAAACGAACAATTCGCGTTCGTGCGGGTCGCCCATGCGATTCCCTTTTAGGGCGCTGCTGCTGATCCAGTGACGCTCTACGCGCCCGCGTGTAGGGGGTGAGGTGATCATGATGGGCAATTATAGCCCAAGTTCGACGCGGCTTGAAGGCAAAGGAATGCGCGGCAAGTGGAAGGGGAAAGACGGGTTTGATCCCTCCTCAGCCCCTTGTGCAAGAGGGAGCTAGGGGGTGAGGACGCATTGCCAAGCCCCGAAGGGGTGGCTGCTTTCAGCCCGCCGCTTTAAAGGCTTGTCCGGGAAGGAAAAGAAGGTATCACCCATGTACAATCCAAGACAACACCTAAAAGATTGACCAATGGCTATAGATACCTTCTTCACCGAATTATAGGGGTAGGATTTACGCAATTGAACCTCTTTACTGCATATTCATGGAAAGGGGACGTTTGAGGGGGAAACCCCCTCAAAACCTCTTTTCCCCTTTCTCCCACTGGGAAAAGCGGGTACACGCCGAAGGCGGGTCGCCGGGGGATGAGGGCAAGTGCGTAACGCCTAAGGTGATGTCCGTGAACGCTTTGCAGCGCATCGATCCGTTTCAAGCCGTTGGACGACCACCGCTCCTGCCACTTTACTGACCTAGTTACCGGACAAGACCTTTAGCTTTGGGACAAGTGGTTGGATCACCGACGTGAGAAGGCGGAGATTGTCCCTACTTCAAGATCAGCCCCGTTGCAATGAGCGCTTGTGCTTGAATTAACATGAGTGGGTGGTGACGGAACACCGCTATCAGGACTTGCCCCAGACTCATCTGCTCTAGGGGAAGTATCGAAACCGTCCGCACAAGGGCGCTCAGTTTATCGTCTTCCATCCGGCAAATCATCTTACGCAGTTGATAGAGCGCGGTGTGTTGGACGTGAAAGCGTTCGTGCCAAAGGTGTTCATACTCGCGTAATGCCACCACCGACACATCGCCTTCGTGAATCGCCTTCACTGCAACCTGAGCCGCCATCTCCGCCCCAATCATCCCTAGATTGATCCCCCCTGCCGTCAGCGGATCGGCTTGATGGGCAGCATCGCCCACCGCCATGACGCCATCAGCCACCATTCGTTTCAACGCGCCGGTTGTGGGAATCCCACCCGCCACCGTCCCTAGAATATTCGCTTTGGGAAAGTGCTTTGCCACAAAACGATCCAGATAGCCCTGCGCCGTTACCCCATCGGCAACATCTGCCCCAATGACAATGCCCACATTGGCGGCATCGTCCCCTTTGGGAAAGACCCATAAATAGCCGCTTGGCGCTTGGGCATGCCCCAAATGGTATTCGCAGAGGGTGGGTGTGATGCGCCCCCCAAGACCAACAAGAAGGTACTGAAAACCGACATAGAAATCGGACATCGGCGGGACAGTCTTTAGCCCCGCCCACCGTGCCACCTGCGATTCTGTGCCATCAGCGGCGATGACAATCTGAGCAGAAACGTTGTAGGTCTTTCCCATACTCCGCAGACGAACGCCCACCGTTCGCCCGCTGTCATCCGTCAGCAGCCCTTCGGCTTGCGTTCGTGTGCGTACCTGCGCCCCTGCCCGTGCGGCAAGGTTTGCCAAGTCCCAATCAAAAACTTTGCGGTCCACAATCAGGGTGGGTTCGGTGGGGGGCAAAATAACGAAATCGCCCTCTGGGTTGTAAACAGCATAGGAGTCAATACGGGCGTTGACCCATTTATCGTTTATATCAATGTAAGGGCGAGTAATCTCCGCTCCAATCGCCTCGGCACAGCGCACCGGAACGCCAATCTCTTGCCGTTTTTCAATCAGAAGAACGCGCAAGCCTGCTTCGGCGCTGCGCCGTGCTGCCACTGAACCCGCCGGGCCCGCGCCAACCACCACCACATCGTAAGCATCTTTTAACTCAGGCATGGGGCGACTCTCCCGGATCGTCGCCGTTCACCGTAGCGGCGGGGACTTTATGAAGGGCATGAACAGGGCACATGGCAATGCACCGCTCACAGCGCGTACAGGTCTCGTGATCGATGCTTAAATGGGCATTCTCTAAAAATATAGAATCGGGCGGGCAAACTGCAACGCACGCGCTACAGTAGTAACACAAATTGCGATCCACGCCGACGATGAAGGTGTGTTGATGGGGGTGGGGAGGGCGATTGCGCTTGAACATAATCGTTCCATCCTCAAGGTACTGTAAACCACTATCACTATACCATGATCTATTCTCAAAATGACTACGATGTACCCTTGTAAATACCTCTCCCAATGATCCCGTTCCTCTGTTACAATGGGATGGCTCAAGCTCACCTCGGTGATCGCGCCCCGTTTCGGCGGGGTGAGGAAAGTCCGCTCTCCATAGAGCGCGGTGCTGGCGAATCGCCAGGCGGGGTAACCCGACGGCAAAGTGCCACAGAGAAGTGCAGTGCTGTCGCAAGGCAGCGAGGGTGAAACGGTGGTGTAAGAGACCACCAGCGCCGCCAGCAATGGCGACGGCTAGGCAAACCCCACCGGGAGCAAGGTCAAGCAGAAGTGAGGGGCGGCTCGTCCCGTTATCAACTTCGGGTAGACTGCTAGAGGCGTCCGGGTAACCGGCGTCCCAGAGAGATGATCACCACCCTGCAAAGGGGACAGAAAGCGGCTTATCGGTGGGCTTGGGCAATTTTCACCTAGGGGCTTCTGCATAGCGTTCCCGCCGCCAAAAGGCTTGTTCGGGAACTAAGTCAATAAAGTGGCATGAGCGGTGGTGCGTCCAACGGCTTGAAACGGATCGATGCGCTGCAAAGCGTTCAGGGACATCACCTTAGGCGTTACGCACTTGTCCTCATCCCCCGGCGACCCGCCTTCGGCGTGTACCCGCTTCTCCCACTGGGAGAAGCGGGAAAAGAGGGTTTGAGGGGGCTTCTCCCTCAATCCACCCCTTTTGATGAATACGCAGTAAAGAGGTTCAATTGCGTAAATCCTATCCCTATAATTCGGTGAAGAAGGTATCCATAACCATTGGTCGATCCGTTTAGTGTTGTCTTGGATTGTACATGGGCGATACCTTCTTTTCCTTCCGAAACAAGCCTTTTCGCGGCGGGTGTAACCGGCGACTAGGGGGCGTCCCTACGGAGGGAGGGCGTCTTTCCCGCTTTCCTCAAATATTTTTCGCGCAGTTCAAGAGTTCCTGCGCCGATTGGGTGAAGGGCAGCAAACGTGGCATAGAACCTTTCACCAGTCTCAGCTTCCCACGCATAATCAGCGCGAGCGGGGCGGCTTTCCCCTTCAAAACATCGCTCCACGTGGCAAAATCCCCTTCAATGACAAAGGCAGCTTCGCCCTTTGCTTCGGCGGGCGTCAGCGCACGAGCGGCACGACACTCCCCTTTATGGAGGTCGAGGATGACCGCCACCGCTTCGGGGTAGTCTTCTTCCGGCGTGGCGTGCAAGACGAATGCTAACGACCCCGCCTCCCATCGGGTCGATGCCCGCCGGTAGGACTCGCTGGCATTGATCGCCTTCATGTAACCCTTTGCCCACCCATCGGTGAAGAGACGCGGTTTCTCCGCTTTTTCCTCTTGGGCAAGGGTGGGAGTCTCCTGATCGAAGGCGTCCCCCGATGCGGATTCCGATGCCTCCGTTTCCTCGGATCGCTCAGTGGTGGGCTGCCCATTCTGCCCATTTGCATAGCCCTCGCTCAGCGCCGCTGATCCGTCCGCAATCTCTACAGTGGTGACAGACTCGCGAGTTTCGATGCGCTCTGGGTCGCTGGTAGCTGATGAGGCGCTTGCTTTTGCCGGAACACTTTCCGGTTTCTCGATCTTTTCCGTTTTTTCCGTTCGGGTGCGGCTCAGGACGATAGGCTCCATCTCAGGGACGCCCGCCGCTGCCCTTAGCGTCTTGTACGTTTCGTAGACGAGATTCCGCAGGTCGTTCACCTCTGGAACAATCGCCATATCGGCAACAAGGGTCATGGCGATGCGCTGGTTATAGCTGGCAATCACTGTCGCCAAGCCCATTGAGGGGTTCAGCGGGAAGAATCCAAAGGTATTCAGCAGGCGGTGACCCAACAGATACATGGGGATTTGCGGACCCGCTACGTTTGTACACCACATATGGGCAGCAAGGCTAAAGACAACAGGCGCTGCCTTCCAGATCAGTGGTTGCAGCCACGATGCGGCAAGCGAGGGCATCGTCAACACCATGTCGAGCGTTGTCGAAAGGGATGAATCCTTCATGACAGTAGTGTATTCCGAAACAAGGCGCAGCCGTTCCAACGGGTCGCTCAGATTGAAGGGAATATCCACTGGCAGCACGGCAATGCGGTTGCCGTATTCTTCCTTTTCCGCCTCAGAGCGCATACTGACTGGCACGAGGACGCGCAGCGAGTCCTGCCCGCCGCTGCCCCCTCGCTGGCGGACGTATGCCTCCACCGCGCCGGAGAGAATCGTCAGCATGACATCGTTCACGGAGACTTTTCGCGCCGATTTAATCGCTTTCACTTCCGCCAACGAAAAATCTGCCCAAGCAATCGTCTGCCGTCCGCTGTTCGTCCCATTAATCGGGAGCGGGCGCAGCAGTTGCATGTTATCGCTGGCAACATTTGCCATGCCAGTGAACATCTTGCGACGGTTGTTTTTATCGCTGATTGTTGAGCCGATGGTTGAAACGTCCTCAGCAATTTTGCGGACGATTCGCCAGCGGTTGGGCAGCGATTGCAAGATAGCATCAACCACCAACTGCGGCTGGCTCGGCATGGGCGGCGGGTCGTAGACGGGCTTTCGCGGGATGGGCGAGGGATTGGGGGTCAGATCAAACAGCAGCGTAAAGAGATCAATTGCGGCCAAGCCATCAACCATGCAGTGATGAATCTTGAACAGAATCGCCGTTCGATCTCCCTGCAACCCCTCGATCAGGTGAATCTCCCACAGCGGCTTGGAGCGATCCAACATCCCCGAAACAAGCCGCCCCGCCATATCTTGAAGCTGATGCTCATCCCCCGGCGCGGGGAGTTCATGCCAATAGACATGTTTAGCGATGTTGAAATCGGGATCGTAGACCCATGTGGGCTGCCCCAAATTGAGCGGCGCTTGAACCAGTTTTTGTTGGTAGATCGGGATTTGATGAATACGGGCGTCCAACATGCGGCGGAGGGGATCGAAGGGGATTTTTCCCTCAAAGAAGGTCAACGCGCCGATGTTCATTGGCGTTTGCGGGCTATCTACGTAATAAAACGCCGAATCCACCGGTCCCAAAACCTGACCGTGTTTGCTGCGTGGCACGGCTACTTACCTCTCGTAAAAAATAAGGAAGGGCGATCACGTCTGACGATCCGCTGTGATCGTCAGATGTATCTATTGTACCTCATTCAAGCGAACACTTCGCACGCCCTTCAGCCGATCAATGGGCGTTCTAATTCCTTCGCGCTTTGGCATCGGGAAGTGGTAATGATCCCTTGCCGTTGCCGTTTGTCCCATTCCGTCCATGTTCGCGGTAGCTTGTTTCGCCCGTCACCTGCCCAAGCGCTTTCAGGGCGGCAATCTCTCCGGCATCAATCAATTTCCGTTGAATATCCGGGCTGAAGGCGAAATCTGGCGCTTTGAAAATAGCGATATCATCGGGGTCGGGGTGTATCCAGATCAGTTGTTTATGGGGGTTTTGCTGCTCATAGAGGGTGCGCCAAATGCTGATTCGTTCGTGGAAGGCAATGTTCGTCGCCTGCCGTACTACGTTCAGCCAGCCCATGTCGCGGATGGAAGTCTCGCCCTCAAGGTGCAGCGGCTGATAGGTATAGCTGATGATCACGCGATCTGCCAGCCGGACACCAATATCGGCGGAGAGCGTTTGCTTGATCTCGCCATCGATGTAATTGCGCCCCTTGATCTTCATCGGCTCGAACAAGCCCGGGATTGCCGTAGACGCCCGCACCGCCTTGTGAATAGGGACATCGGTCATGAAATCGTTCTGGTCGTCGGTGAAGTTGTAAATGCCGTTAAAGACCGCACGCCGTCCATCATCCAGACCCGTCCCCGTGACGTACAGATCGATCTCGGTATCGGCAAAATCGGTGGAGCGCAGCGCATCGCGGATCAGTGTTTCCAGCGCGGCATTATCGAAAAACCCGTCAAGGTGTTCTTGGCTGTTGATCACGGTGTCCATGAATTCCGCCACAATGTCTTTTCCAATCAGGCGTGGCAGCCCAAGCAGAAAGCGCAGTCCGGCAAGGTAGGTTGTCAGCCCCTGACGGGCAATTTCAGGCAGTTTTGCCCGAAACAACATGTTCGAGGTCAGCGTATGCACCCATGTATCGAACTTGGCAAAATAGACATCCTTCTGATACAAGGTGGCGATCATCGCGTCTACGGGAGCGCCCGTTGCAAGGAATGCGCCGATCACTGCCCCCGCACTGCTGCCTACAATGGAGGTTACTGGTTCATTGCGAAGCGCTTTCAAAACGCCGAGGTGGAAATAGAAGGCTTTGTTTGCGCCGCCGCTGAGGACGAGTGCCGTCCCCGTCTTGGGGCGAAGTTGAGGAATATCACGCATGGCGGGCAAAAAATCTCCAAAAAAACAACACGGTCTAAAGGTTTATACGCGGAAAGGTGGGACGAGTCGCACCAAAACCGCGCAACTCTGATTTGATTGTAGCATTCTATCCCGTTTCAAGAGAAATGGGCGTCACATAGTTCAATCGATTTGAGGTTTTTCCCCGCATCCCCTCCCCATAGGAATACACTGCAGCGCGTCTGCTCACCCCCTTGCCTCGGAAGGGCTATAATGGACGGGCAACGTCCTGAAAAGAATCATCAAGAGGTTTTAACGCTGCTATGGATGCACACGCCGCCCCCCTTTCGTTGAACTTACAACTTACCGAGGAACACGAGGTATTGCGCCGCACCGTGCGCGATTTCGCCAAGAAGAAAATTCTCCCCGTCGCCGCCCATTTTGACGAAACGGGCGATTTCCCTCTCGCCATCATTCGGGAAATGGGCGCGATGGGTTTGATGGGCATTGAAATCCCCGAAGAATACGGCGGTGCGGGGATGGATACCATTGCCTACGTCTTGGCGATGGAAGAAATTGCCAAAGCCGACGCCGCCACCAGCACGATCATGAGCGTCAACAACAGTTTGTTTTGCTATGCCCTTTACAAGTTTGGCTCAGAGCAGCAAAAAACATCGTACCTGCGGGCCGTTGCCAGCGGCGAAAAGATCGGTGCATACAGCCTGACCGAGCCGATGAGCGGCAGCGATGCTGGTTCGATGAAAAGCCGTGCTGTCCTTAACGAGGCGAAAACCCATTACGTCATCAACGGGCGTAAAAGTTGGGTTACCTCCGGTCCCGTTGCCGATTATGTCCTACTTTTCACCATGACCGAGCCAGACAAAGGGCATAACGGGATCACCGCCTTTTTGGTTGAAACGACGCAGCCCGGCTTTGCGCCCGGCAAAAAAGAGCCAAAACTTGGCATTCGCGCCAGCGCTACCAGCGAACTCATCTTTGAGGATCACTTTGTCCCAGTAGAGAATGTCGTTGGTGAGGTGGGCAAGGGATTCCGCATTGCTATGACCGTCCTAGACGCTGGACGGATCGGCATTGCCTCCCAAGCGTTGGGCATTGCCGAAGCTGCCTACGAAGCCTCTATCGAGTACTGCCGCACCCGCGAGGCGTTTGGTGCGCCCATCGGCACATTCCAAATGATCCAAGCGAAAATTGCCGATATGAAAACGCGCATTGAGGCATCCCGCCTGCTGATCTACAACGCGGCACTGGCGAAAGAGCGTGGCAAAACAACGGGCGAACGCTTCACTACCGAGGCAAGCATGGCGAAACTCTTTGCCAGCGAAACGGCGATGTTCTGCGCTCATGCCGCTGTCCAGATTCATGGTGGGATGGGCTACAGCAAAGAAATGCCCGTCGAGCGCTACTTCCGCGATGCGAAGATCACCGAAATTTACGAGGGGACAAGCGAAATCCAGCGCCTCGTCATTGCCCGCAGCGAGCTAGGGCTGCGCTAGGGGGCTGTCGCCCGGCCCCCGCCCCCTGTAGGGACGCCCCCAGGGGCGTCCGCCCGTCCCCTTGTAGGGGGGTTGCGCCCCGATGCCACCCATCACCATGAATTCTTAGACCCCTTGTGGCAAGAAATCGACAGGGATTGACATTGATATATCTCTCGCCTAGAATCCAATTGTTCAGTTGCCCCCGTAGCTCAGAGGATAGAGCGACGGTCTTCTCTTATGGGGCTTGATGCGAGAAATCTCATCAATGTAAGTAGTCAAATTCGGTGAAGGCTAAAGGGACAAAAGATGGTTGTCGAGTTCCCAATGATGATTGGGACATAAAGCCATCAAGTTATCAATGGCATTGATCTCTGAGAGCAAGGAATCAGGAAAAAACTCGATATAGATCGTATATGACAAACTTCGTAA
This genomic interval from Anaerolineales bacterium contains the following:
- a CDS encoding LysM peptidoglycan-binding domain-containing protein produces the protein MRPFRVGVLIVVGFAPLMATIMACAITQPEVVYVTATPALTPIPTLDGGLPNPFRPTPTPNQPTAIPIQPTPNPTVQPTRAVIEYTIQAGDTLSGLAFLYGIDLPELLALNAGLTETTPLIIGQRLYLPATPAQMTPNMKLIPDSELVNSPAARGFDVAAYVKYQPGFIRVYSEEVSGRYLSGAEIIAFHARAASVNPRLLLALLEYRGGWLTNPIPRGDAFTYPMGHKDERLAGLFNQVAWAVNQLNEGYYGWRTRGFRALELPDKGRLAFAPDLNGGTVGVQYFLARTARDRAGWLRDVSTAGFFTTYLSMFGDPFALAIEPLVPPELRQPDFLFPFPPGETWFLTSGPHGGWDARATGWSAADFAPPAPPDEVIFTQGYCYVSPNWTTAMAAGVVVRSDDGVVIIDLDMDGDERTGWTLVYLHVAAFERVPAGKIVQVGERIGHPSCEGFFLNSIATHAHVSRRYNGEWIVADCFACLPGVAAPPFVMSGWTLKSDRIVYDGSLQKEGQIRRAMQGRDDPANQISW
- a CDS encoding esterase, with product MITSPPTRGRVERHWISSSALKGNRMGDPHERELFVYLPPAYDPAQRYPLVLMLPSHGNTAQSLLNWRGWGEGVDQQADRLILSGACPPFVMVLPDTWTALGGSLHLNSPLLGNYETYLLEEILPFVEGRYPLLPDRRAVMGRSSGGYAALVFAMRRRGLFQAVAAHSADLYFEFSLLPEFAKMDRLLAGFNGLEGFLNEARALTPKQQAFFDLAAPIAALSVLAQNPAAPFGFDLPIDDLGALREDVWERCLPYDPLRMVVTPTHAESLRELRALVIDCGAYDEYNLQVGARLFHRTLDRLGIRHIYESYPAGHRHTQYRYDVSLPILVRALLES
- a CDS encoding NAD(P)/FAD-dependent oxidoreductase, which gives rise to MPELKDAYDVVVVGAGPAGSVAARRSAEAGLRVLLIEKRQEIGVPVRCAEAIGAEITRPYIDINDKWVNARIDSYAVYNPEGDFVILPPTEPTLIVDRKVFDWDLANLAARAGAQVRTRTQAEGLLTDDSGRTVGVRLRSMGKTYNVSAQIVIAADGTESQVARWAGLKTVPPMSDFYVGFQYLLVGLGGRITPTLCEYHLGHAQAPSGYLWVFPKGDDAANVGIVIGADVADGVTAQGYLDRFVAKHFPKANILGTVAGGIPTTGALKRMVADGVMAVGDAAHQADPLTAGGINLGMIGAEMAAQVAVKAIHEGDVSVVALREYEHLWHERFHVQHTALYQLRKMICRMEDDKLSALVRTVSILPLEQMSLGQVLIAVFRHHPLMLIQAQALIATGLILK
- a CDS encoding 4Fe-4S binding protein, encoding MFKRNRPPHPHQHTFIVGVDRNLCYYCSACVAVCPPDSIFLENAHLSIDHETCTRCERCIAMCPVHALHKVPAATVNGDDPGESPHA
- a CDS encoding wax ester/triacylglycerol synthase family O-acyltransferase, giving the protein MPRSKHGQVLGPVDSAFYYVDSPQTPMNIGALTFFEGKIPFDPLRRMLDARIHQIPIYQQKLVQAPLNLGQPTWVYDPDFNIAKHVYWHELPAPGDEHQLQDMAGRLVSGMLDRSKPLWEIHLIEGLQGDRTAILFKIHHCMVDGLAAIDLFTLLFDLTPNPSPIPRKPVYDPPPMPSQPQLVVDAILQSLPNRWRIVRKIAEDVSTIGSTISDKNNRRKMFTGMANVASDNMQLLRPLPINGTNSGRQTIAWADFSLAEVKAIKSARKVSVNDVMLTILSGAVEAYVRQRGGSGGQDSLRVLVPVSMRSEAEKEEYGNRIAVLPVDIPFNLSDPLERLRLVSEYTTVMKDSSLSTTLDMVLTMPSLAASWLQPLIWKAAPVVFSLAAHMWCTNVAGPQIPMYLLGHRLLNTFGFFPLNPSMGLATVIASYNQRIAMTLVADMAIVPEVNDLRNLVYETYKTLRAAAGVPEMEPIVLSRTRTEKTEKIEKPESVPAKASASSATSDPERIETRESVTTVEIADGSAALSEGYANGQNGQPTTERSEETEASESASGDAFDQETPTLAQEEKAEKPRLFTDGWAKGYMKAINASESYRRASTRWEAGSLAFVLHATPEEDYPEAVAVILDLHKGECRAARALTPAEAKGEAAFVIEGDFATWSDVLKGKAAPLALIMRGKLRLVKGSMPRLLPFTQSAQELLNCAKNI
- a CDS encoding patatin-like phospholipase family protein; protein product: MRDIPQLRPKTGTALVLSGGANKAFYFHLGVLKALRNEPVTSIVGSSAGAVIGAFLATGAPVDAMIATLYQKDVYFAKFDTWVHTLTSNMLFRAKLPEIARQGLTTYLAGLRFLLGLPRLIGKDIVAEFMDTVINSQEHLDGFFDNAALETLIRDALRSTDFADTEIDLYVTGTGLDDGRRAVFNGIYNFTDDQNDFMTDVPIHKAVRASTAIPGLFEPMKIKGRNYIDGEIKQTLSADIGVRLADRVIISYTYQPLHLEGETSIRDMGWLNVVRQATNIAFHERISIWRTLYEQQNPHKQLIWIHPDPDDIAIFKAPDFAFSPDIQRKLIDAGEIAALKALGQVTGETSYREHGRNGTNGNGKGSLPLPDAKARRN
- a CDS encoding acyl-CoA dehydrogenase family protein yields the protein MNLQLTEEHEVLRRTVRDFAKKKILPVAAHFDETGDFPLAIIREMGAMGLMGIEIPEEYGGAGMDTIAYVLAMEEIAKADAATSTIMSVNNSLFCYALYKFGSEQQKTSYLRAVASGEKIGAYSLTEPMSGSDAGSMKSRAVLNEAKTHYVINGRKSWVTSGPVADYVLLFTMTEPDKGHNGITAFLVETTQPGFAPGKKEPKLGIRASATSELIFEDHFVPVENVVGEVGKGFRIAMTVLDAGRIGIASQALGIAEAAYEASIEYCRTREAFGAPIGTFQMIQAKIADMKTRIEASRLLIYNAALAKERGKTTGERFTTEASMAKLFASETAMFCAHAAVQIHGGMGYSKEMPVERYFRDAKITEIYEGTSEIQRLVIARSELGLR
- a CDS encoding HNH endonuclease, which codes for MSYTIYIEFFPDSLLSEINAIDNLMALCPNHHWELDNHLLSL